One region of Culex pipiens pallens isolate TS chromosome 2, TS_CPP_V2, whole genome shotgun sequence genomic DNA includes:
- the LOC120428058 gene encoding uncharacterized protein LOC120428058 produces the protein MFAAVLNILKKSDGYVHFSDVCKTLDRTINEPIPDKNQWYETIRQALSLAHSQGLAFKSDDDRYKFAVNLHTLDDPKLLTRIDALKLERQEAALPEERSVVEPALEEVAGPSGYAYRIVAQEPSGSVALMVEGQKNRRSREVSIGRKKVKKRSRSRPAKGRRKLKK, from the exons ATGTTCGCAGctgttttgaacattttgaaaaaatctgatggTTACG TCCACTTCAGCGATGTTTGCAAAACCCTGGATCGCACCATCAATGAACCCATCCCGGACAAGAACCAATGGTACGAAACGATCCGTCAAGCCCTCAGTTTGGCCCACAGCCAGGGACTGGCCTTCAAATCGGACGACGATCGGTACAAGTTTGCCGTAAACCTGCACACTTTGGATGATCCCAAACTTTTGACGCGAATCGATGCGTTGAAGTTGGAACGCCAAGAAGCAGCTTTACCGGAGGAGAGATCCGTCGTGGAACCGGCTCTGGAGGAGGTTGCCGGTCCGTCGGGATATGCGTACCGGATTGTCGCACAAGAACCTTCAGGAAGCGTTGCTTTAATGGTTGAAGGACAGAAAAATAGGCGATCAAGAGAGGTGTCAATTGGGAGAAAGAAAGTCAAGAAACGGTCTCGATCAAGACCGGCAAAAGGTAGAAGGAAATTGAAGAAATAA